In a single window of the Ruminococcus albus 7 = DSM 20455 genome:
- the rsmG gene encoding 16S rRNA (guanine(527)-N(7))-methyltransferase RsmG, with product MEISAYKGLFEENGIALSAEQAERLEKYADMLVEYNNMVNLTAITDDEGIAVKHFLDSIYPFTLFDLPEGVSMIDVGTGAGFPSCPLKVYRGDIRLTLLDSLNKRVNFLQSLSDTIGLDAECVHGRAEEFGKKDEYRESFDIATARAVANLTDLCEYCLPFVKVGGLFVSLKGSSGSEELDKAKPAIKLLGGKTEKVVEYTLPGGDGRTLILIRKVSPTPAKYPRNAGQMKKRSLS from the coding sequence ATGGAAATTTCTGCATACAAGGGATTATTTGAAGAAAATGGTATCGCCCTTTCTGCTGAACAGGCTGAAAGACTTGAAAAGTACGCGGATATGCTGGTGGAGTATAACAATATGGTGAACCTTACAGCTATTACTGATGATGAAGGTATAGCTGTGAAGCACTTTCTGGACAGCATATACCCCTTCACGCTTTTTGATCTTCCTGAGGGCGTTTCGATGATAGATGTGGGTACGGGAGCAGGATTCCCGTCATGTCCGCTGAAAGTATACCGCGGAGATATCAGGCTTACTCTGCTGGACAGCCTTAACAAGAGGGTGAATTTTTTACAGAGCCTGTCCGATACTATCGGGCTGGATGCTGAATGTGTTCATGGCAGGGCTGAGGAGTTCGGCAAGAAGGATGAGTACAGGGAGAGTTTCGATATTGCCACTGCAAGGGCAGTTGCTAATCTGACGGATCTGTGTGAGTACTGTCTGCCATTTGTAAAGGTCGGCGGACTGTTCGTTTCACTGAAGGGAAGCAGCGGCAGTGAGGAGCTCGATAAGGCGAAACCTGCAATTAAGCTTCTGGGAGGAAAGACAGAGAAGGTAGTGGAGTATACTCTGCCGGGCGGTGACGGAAGGACACTGATACTGATACGCAAGGTGTCCCCTACACCTGCAAAGTATCCCAGAAATGCGGGACAGATGAAAAAAAGATCCTTGTCATAA